A single window of Sphingobacterium sp. ML3W DNA harbors:
- a CDS encoding serine hydrolase domain-containing protein, with product MKNFIAAFLLSSSLSAVAQNTNQEQINHTFYNKVEFFINSQQTDSIYTLANDNFKRANPYSSFKNQLENEIYPLGRIQHAEKLNFQDGITQYRIDFKEKSYQIPFGVDSTLHYHTFGFQPISKPVAEKELPVITNTVVEDKVDFFIDSIANFYTKKGNTQSLTIGIIKNGQLSTYFYGETEKGNTTLPTSSTLYEIGSLSKIFTATLLADLVEKGTLDLDQPIIDFLPDSLKTNISLQKITFKSLANHTSGLPRLPDNMEKVKGFDVNNPYKDYNQKYLYQYLATFKSKHESGEDYEYSNLGYALLGDIITSLTNKSYNTNIQEIIAKPLGLVATSDLLNPKTQQLPKVYNIKGEETTAWDFQTFSPAGGLKSTVTDLLTFAQVQFKMPETSLENAMALTRQFTYFLPPNTDIGLAWHMDLLDDITYCYHTGGTGGSSSFIAIAPDKKTAVVLLSNAAESVEKIGTSIFHMLLTQK from the coding sequence ATGAAAAATTTTATTGCTGCATTTTTACTCAGTAGTTCGTTATCTGCTGTTGCTCAAAACACCAATCAAGAACAAATAAACCATACGTTCTATAATAAAGTTGAGTTTTTTATTAATTCACAACAGACCGACTCCATCTATACATTAGCTAATGATAATTTTAAAAGAGCAAATCCCTATTCTTCATTTAAAAACCAATTGGAAAATGAAATATATCCATTAGGTAGAATACAACATGCTGAAAAATTAAATTTCCAAGATGGAATCACACAGTATCGCATAGACTTTAAAGAAAAGTCATACCAAATACCTTTTGGAGTCGATAGTACGCTGCACTACCATACCTTTGGTTTTCAACCCATCAGTAAGCCAGTAGCAGAAAAAGAACTACCTGTGATAACCAATACGGTGGTAGAAGACAAAGTGGATTTTTTCATAGACTCTATCGCAAATTTCTACACAAAAAAAGGCAATACACAGTCTTTGACAATCGGCATTATAAAAAATGGTCAACTCAGCACATATTTCTATGGAGAAACTGAGAAAGGTAATACGACCCTGCCTACAAGCAGCACATTATATGAAATCGGTTCGCTTTCAAAAATTTTTACTGCTACCTTATTAGCTGATTTGGTCGAAAAGGGCACATTAGACTTAGATCAACCAATTATTGATTTTTTACCCGACTCCTTAAAAACAAATATAAGCTTACAAAAAATTACTTTTAAGTCCTTAGCCAATCATACTTCAGGATTACCGCGACTACCTGACAATATGGAGAAAGTTAAAGGCTTTGATGTCAACAATCCGTATAAAGACTATAATCAAAAATATTTATATCAATATTTAGCGACATTTAAATCGAAGCACGAAAGTGGTGAAGATTACGAATATAGTAATTTAGGTTACGCTTTATTGGGAGACATAATAACAAGTCTCACGAACAAAAGTTACAATACGAATATCCAAGAAATCATCGCGAAACCATTAGGTTTAGTTGCGACTTCTGACCTACTTAATCCCAAAACACAACAGCTACCAAAAGTCTATAATATAAAAGGAGAAGAAACCACGGCCTGGGACTTTCAAACATTTAGCCCTGCTGGCGGTTTAAAATCTACTGTTACAGATTTACTAACTTTTGCACAAGTCCAGTTCAAAATGCCGGAGACATCATTAGAAAATGCGATGGCATTAACACGTCAATTCACTTATTTTCTACCTCCTAATACAGATATTGGTTTAGCGTGGCATATGGATTTGCTAGATGATATCACGTATTGCTACCATACGGGTGGTACGGGAGGAAGCAGTTCTTTTATCGCAATCGCTCCTGATAAGAAAACAGCAGTAGTATTATTATCAAATGCTGCCGAATCTGTTGAAAAAATTGGAACATCTATTTTTCATATGTTACTGACCCAAAAATAG
- a CDS encoding 2-hydroxyacid dehydrogenase: MKVFVCRKIPQIAIDSLQAAGFTINYRSEAGNIAQVNLIESCQKVDFLFAAGHNLLNKAFFDACPHLKGIALMSAGYDSVDLHEATKRGIPVSNTPDVLSNATADVAFLLMIAVARKAFYMHKKIINNEWKDFELTDHLGIELDGKTLGIFGLGRIGFELARKAKAAYNMDIIYHNRHPNDAAKSILNAKYVNYEDLLAQSDVLSIHANLSPETKNKFNKNAFNKMKDTAIFINTARGGLHQEQDLYDALTNGHIWGAGLDVTNPEPMSSDNPLLSLPNVAVLPHIGSATVEARTNMAMMAAHNLISVANQREMPQLLNKEIR; encoded by the coding sequence ATGAAAGTTTTTGTCTGCAGAAAAATTCCACAAATTGCAATTGATAGTTTACAAGCAGCGGGTTTTACAATAAATTACCGCAGCGAAGCAGGAAATATCGCACAAGTAAATCTAATTGAATCTTGTCAAAAAGTGGACTTCTTATTTGCCGCAGGACACAACCTTCTGAATAAGGCTTTCTTTGACGCTTGCCCACATCTAAAAGGCATCGCTTTAATGAGTGCCGGATATGATAGCGTTGACTTGCACGAGGCGACCAAACGAGGCATCCCCGTAAGCAATACACCTGACGTATTATCCAATGCAACTGCTGATGTAGCTTTTCTATTGATGATAGCAGTGGCAAGAAAAGCTTTCTACATGCACAAAAAGATTATTAATAATGAATGGAAAGATTTTGAATTAACAGATCACCTCGGAATAGAATTGGATGGTAAAACCTTAGGCATATTTGGGCTTGGTCGAATTGGTTTTGAACTAGCTCGAAAAGCAAAAGCAGCCTACAACATGGATATTATCTACCATAACAGACACCCAAACGACGCTGCTAAAAGTATTTTAAATGCAAAGTACGTGAATTATGAAGATTTATTGGCCCAGAGCGATGTACTGTCTATACATGCAAACCTTTCACCAGAAACTAAAAACAAATTCAACAAAAATGCTTTCAATAAAATGAAGGATACAGCCATATTTATCAATACAGCACGGGGGGGATTGCATCAAGAACAAGATTTATATGACGCATTGACGAATGGTCATATATGGGGCGCGGGACTAGATGTCACCAATCCAGAACCTATGTCTAGCGATAATCCGTTACTCAGCTTACCAAATGTAGCAGTCCTGCCCCATATTGGTTCGGCTACCGTTGAAGCAAGAACAAATATGGCCATGATGGCAGCCCATAATTTAATCTCAGTTGCCAATCAAAGAGAAATGCCACAACTACTGAACAAGGAAATCCGATGA
- a CDS encoding mechanosensitive ion channel family protein: MNRLETSLEKLLDVVLLKTPSIITAIIILIIGNYVVKFLLNVISKRFEKRNVDLSIRGFVMSILRVVFYALLFLTVASTMGIETTSFIAALSAFGLAAGLALQGSLSNFAGGILILLFRPFEVGDYVSSSNNTSGTVERIDILYTTLIAADGVRVFSPNGPLANSIIQNYTKITNRQFEYTVGISYDANIKEAREIIQNVLNADPRILKTPAVDVFVKDLGDSSVNLTIRAWAKKEDYWPARNENQEVIKNALDKHNIGIPYPQTEMRIISDDNGGPDRIMKS, encoded by the coding sequence ATGAATAGATTAGAAACAAGTCTAGAAAAATTATTGGATGTCGTCCTCTTAAAAACTCCAAGTATAATTACTGCGATTATTATCTTGATAATAGGTAATTATGTCGTAAAGTTCTTACTTAACGTTATTAGTAAACGCTTTGAAAAAAGGAATGTTGACTTGTCGATACGTGGATTCGTCATGAGTATATTACGTGTTGTATTTTATGCCTTATTGTTCTTAACTGTAGCAAGTACTATGGGCATTGAGACAACTTCTTTTATTGCTGCTTTATCAGCATTTGGTTTGGCAGCAGGTCTGGCATTGCAGGGGAGTTTAAGTAATTTTGCTGGTGGTATTTTGATTCTATTGTTTAGACCTTTTGAAGTGGGAGATTATGTGAGCAGTAGTAATAATACTTCAGGTACAGTGGAAAGGATAGATATATTGTACACGACATTAATTGCGGCTGATGGTGTTCGAGTATTTAGTCCAAACGGTCCATTGGCGAACTCTATTATTCAAAATTATACTAAAATTACCAATAGACAGTTTGAATATACTGTTGGCATTTCTTATGATGCCAATATTAAGGAGGCACGTGAAATTATTCAGAATGTGTTAAATGCCGATCCTCGTATTTTGAAGACTCCTGCTGTTGATGTATTTGTGAAAGATTTAGGTGATAGTTCTGTTAACCTGACCATTCGTGCTTGGGCAAAGAAAGAAGATTATTGGCCAGCAAGAAATGAAAATCAAGAGGTCATAAAAAATGCCTTAGATAAACATAATATTGGTATTCCATATCCACAGACAGAAATGCGAATCATTTCGGATGATAATGGAGGTCCAGACCGTATCATGAAATCTTAA
- a CDS encoding helix-turn-helix domain-containing protein — MLKKSTIPVLDNCSINNDSSSPLFVDHLADYIAKHHNMVFPHKHNFYHFVLFTKGSGNHLIDFEKYEIEPYQIYFMAPGQVHTWNFNGDEEGYVVNFDPEYFQSFLLRTDYLSRFSFLSGQQDQIVFTIPATHRAAALNTFESFYRLNQNTTATDLIRVTLLQLILWIESWHGTKTEKTSNPYNYTIFHNYLRLVEKSFKEIRLPKAYAEQLFITPNHLNAICKSYIGSAAGEIIRDRVLLEAKRLLVNKNLNINEIAIELNFNDNSYFTKFFKKATGMTPDEFRKNNS; from the coding sequence GTGTTAAAGAAAAGTACCATACCTGTTTTAGATAACTGCTCGATTAATAATGATTCAAGCAGTCCGCTATTTGTCGATCACCTTGCCGATTACATCGCCAAGCATCACAATATGGTATTTCCTCATAAACACAATTTCTATCATTTTGTACTTTTCACAAAAGGGTCAGGCAATCATTTAATCGATTTTGAAAAATATGAAATAGAACCGTATCAAATCTATTTCATGGCACCCGGTCAGGTTCATACTTGGAATTTCAACGGTGACGAAGAAGGTTATGTCGTCAACTTTGACCCCGAATACTTTCAATCCTTCTTACTAAGAACAGATTATCTAAGTCGGTTCTCCTTTTTAAGTGGGCAGCAAGACCAGATTGTATTTACAATTCCTGCAACGCATCGAGCTGCAGCATTGAATACATTTGAATCCTTTTACAGATTAAACCAAAACACAACCGCCACAGATTTAATCCGTGTGACCCTGTTACAGCTCATACTATGGATAGAATCATGGCATGGTACCAAAACAGAAAAAACAAGTAATCCATATAATTACACCATTTTTCATAACTATCTACGATTAGTGGAAAAAAGTTTCAAAGAAATCAGATTGCCTAAAGCCTATGCGGAGCAATTATTTATCACACCCAATCATTTAAATGCGATATGCAAATCCTACATTGGTAGTGCTGCAGGTGAAATTATAAGGGATCGTGTACTTCTTGAAGCGAAAAGATTACTGGTCAACAAAAACCTAAACATCAATGAGATTGCTATTGAATTGAATTTTAATGACAACTCTTATTTTACAAAATTTTTTAAAAAAGCAACGGGAATGACTCCCGACGAATTCAGAAAAAACAATAGTTAG
- a CDS encoding DUF983 domain-containing protein encodes MNTHCDYCGLRYEREPGYFYVSMFVSYAFTVAEMVSSCLLAFLITGNDDSFWLYASVALLSVLILSPFNYRYSRVVLMYWLSPGLSYVPNIQKKEINSTTRTL; translated from the coding sequence ATGAATACACACTGTGATTACTGTGGCTTACGATATGAACGTGAACCAGGCTATTTCTATGTTTCTATGTTTGTGAGCTACGCATTTACAGTTGCAGAAATGGTATCTTCCTGCCTTCTGGCATTTCTAATAACAGGAAATGACGATTCATTTTGGCTTTATGCATCTGTGGCACTCTTAAGTGTGCTAATTTTAAGCCCATTCAATTATCGTTATTCGAGAGTCGTTTTGATGTATTGGTTAAGTCCGGGCTTGAGTTACGTTCCAAATATTCAGAAAAAAGAGATCAATTCGACAACACGCACGTTATAA
- a CDS encoding cysteine desulfurase family protein, with amino-acid sequence MKDLIYLDNNATTKILDKVWDTMVPYFIQNYGNASSMHHSMGREANAAIEKARMQVAQALNCQTKEIFFNSGATEAINTVLKGIYKNYQSKGKHILTVKTEHKAVLTTLQELEKEGASVTYLDVDGSGKIKLTDLEDNITDETILVCIMAANNETGYIHPIAEIAAICNRKDTLYFCDATQYIGKIPLDLNHIPIDILCLSAHKIHGPKGIGALFLRRKSKPIQINPLIIGGGQENGFRAGTYNVPNIIGLGSAIAQMSLNLEKSEYITTLRVYLEESLSSIPEVYIHAKNTSRLPNTTSICFRHIHASELMTRCPQLALSSGSACVSGTRDPSHVLLAMGVTKEDALATVRFSLSIYSTMEEIETTIRLVRYAVTKIRENSPIWQLFQAGLIT; translated from the coding sequence ATGAAGGATTTAATTTATCTTGATAATAATGCAACAACTAAAATTCTGGATAAAGTATGGGATACCATGGTTCCCTATTTTATCCAGAATTATGGAAATGCCTCCAGCATGCACCATAGCATGGGGCGCGAAGCAAATGCTGCAATAGAAAAAGCGCGTATGCAAGTCGCACAAGCATTAAACTGCCAAACAAAAGAAATTTTCTTCAATTCAGGTGCTACCGAAGCCATTAATACCGTTTTAAAAGGAATTTATAAGAACTATCAATCCAAGGGCAAGCATATCCTCACGGTCAAGACAGAACACAAGGCGGTGCTCACTACCTTGCAGGAGTTGGAAAAAGAAGGAGCATCTGTTACCTATCTAGATGTTGATGGTTCAGGAAAAATCAAACTTACCGACCTAGAAGACAATATTACGGATGAGACTATCTTGGTGTGCATTATGGCCGCAAACAATGAGACGGGATATATACACCCTATAGCCGAGATTGCAGCAATATGCAATAGAAAAGATACGCTATATTTTTGTGACGCCACACAATACATCGGTAAAATTCCACTGGACCTTAACCATATCCCAATTGATATATTATGCCTAAGTGCTCACAAAATACATGGTCCAAAAGGAATTGGAGCCCTATTCCTACGCCGTAAATCAAAACCCATACAAATCAATCCGCTCATTATAGGTGGCGGACAAGAAAATGGATTCCGAGCTGGTACATACAATGTGCCTAATATTATAGGATTAGGCAGTGCAATAGCACAAATGTCTCTTAACTTAGAAAAATCTGAATATATTACAACCTTAAGGGTCTATTTAGAAGAATCTTTAAGTAGCATACCTGAAGTATATATTCATGCAAAGAATACATCACGACTACCCAATACAACCTCCATTTGCTTTAGGCATATACATGCCAGCGAGCTGATGACACGTTGCCCGCAGTTAGCATTGTCCTCAGGTTCGGCCTGTGTTAGCGGTACAAGAGACCCTTCTCATGTACTTCTCGCAATGGGCGTCACCAAAGAAGATGCATTAGCTACAGTGCGATTTAGTTTAAGTATTTACAGTACGATGGAGGAAATAGAGACAACTATCAGGTTGGTTAGATATGCTGTCACTAAGATTAGAGAAAACTCCCCTATTTGGCAACTCTTCCAAGCTGGTCTTATTACTTAA
- a CDS encoding HesB/IscA family protein produces MVTVTDKAKSRIDEIMSTEKYDSSYFVRVAVESGGCSGLSYNLHFDNEEKKGDQFCEDNGVKVCLDIKSFLYLAGTELDYSDGLDGKGFEFHNPNATRTCACGESFSV; encoded by the coding sequence ATGGTAACCGTTACAGACAAAGCAAAATCTCGAATTGATGAGATAATGAGTACTGAAAAATATGACAGCAGTTATTTTGTTCGTGTTGCTGTCGAAAGCGGAGGCTGTTCTGGCTTAAGCTATAATTTACATTTCGACAACGAAGAAAAAAAAGGTGACCAATTTTGTGAAGATAATGGAGTTAAAGTTTGTTTAGATATCAAGTCATTCCTATATCTAGCGGGAACAGAACTTGATTACTCCGATGGATTGGATGGCAAGGGATTTGAATTTCACAATCCTAATGCAACGAGAACCTGCGCTTGTGGAGAAAGTTTTTCTGTCTAA
- the asnA gene encoding aspartate--ammonia ligase, translating into MDKRKLLKTEVAISFVKDTFAQQLRNNLGLIPISSPLVVLDGTGINDDLNGIERPVAFPIKSLQERKAVVVHSLAKWKRLRLKELELEVGEGILTDMRALRPDEDYTPIHSIYVDQWDWEKTISAEQRNFTILKDTVLKIYDALRFTEKQVERQYPDIKAVLPEEITFISSEDLLQKYPTFTPKERENAIAEACGAVFIYGIGGVLSNGEPHDGRAADYDDWSTDNGNGTNGLNGDILVWNTVLKTAFELSSMGVRVDKAALQKQLTIRNNPERATLSFHKMLLNDELPDAIGGGIGQSRVCMFMLKKAHIGEVQVSIWDEQEKQSLQEKGIHLL; encoded by the coding sequence ATGGATAAAAGAAAGTTATTAAAAACTGAAGTTGCGATTAGTTTTGTAAAGGATACTTTTGCACAACAACTTAGAAATAATTTAGGATTGATTCCTATCTCATCTCCTTTGGTTGTTTTAGATGGTACAGGTATAAACGATGATTTAAATGGTATTGAGAGACCCGTTGCTTTCCCAATTAAATCACTACAAGAGCGTAAAGCGGTTGTGGTTCATTCACTTGCTAAATGGAAACGTTTACGCTTAAAAGAATTAGAACTAGAAGTAGGTGAAGGAATATTGACAGATATGCGTGCCCTTCGTCCTGACGAAGATTACACACCCATCCACTCCATTTATGTAGATCAGTGGGATTGGGAGAAAACCATTTCAGCAGAGCAAAGAAATTTTACCATCTTAAAGGATACGGTACTTAAAATATATGATGCATTACGTTTCACCGAAAAACAAGTAGAACGTCAATATCCAGATATTAAAGCAGTATTACCAGAAGAAATCACTTTTATTTCGTCTGAAGACTTATTACAGAAATATCCTACATTCACCCCGAAAGAACGTGAAAATGCGATTGCTGAAGCCTGTGGTGCTGTATTTATTTATGGCATTGGTGGTGTTCTTTCAAACGGCGAACCTCATGATGGTCGTGCAGCAGATTACGATGATTGGAGCACAGACAATGGCAATGGCACCAATGGACTCAACGGTGATATATTGGTATGGAATACGGTTTTAAAGACTGCTTTCGAATTGTCATCTATGGGTGTCCGTGTCGATAAAGCAGCTTTACAAAAACAACTTACCATCAGAAATAATCCGGAACGTGCAACATTATCTTTTCACAAAATGCTTTTGAATGATGAGTTACCTGACGCTATCGGCGGTGGTATTGGCCAGTCAAGAGTATGCATGTTCATGCTAAAGAAAGCACATATCGGTGAAGTTCAAGTAAGTATATGGGACGAACAAGAAAAACAGTCTCTACAAGAAAAAGGAATTCATTTATTATAA
- a CDS encoding DEAD/DEAH box helicase, with protein sequence MQKEVMEKFQEKENLILLSPTGSGKTLAFALALMKTLDKDITDVQSLILVPTRELALQIESVLKRVATGFKITCCYGGHDTKTERNNLKNPPAILIGTPGRIVYHLEGKHFDPTQIKTLVLDEFDKSLELGFQEQMSFIIEHLTSLQTRMLTSATAMKEIPTFTGISSSIEVNFLNHTHSTPALTIRKIVAPIHKKLEALFQLLCKIGNQKVLIFCNHRDAVDHISELLQNRDIIHDVFHGGLEQSDRELALLKFRNNSNHILITTDLAARGLDIPEIDAIIHYQLPYREDDFTHRNGRTARMQAKGEVFIILKPDEDYPYVANDIAIEEIDGEYDLPKNSEFATLYFSAGKKDKVNKVDLVGFLLNLDVIEKNDVGIIEVKDRESFVAVKRSLVSTILKYSNQGKIKGKKIRILRS encoded by the coding sequence ATGCAGAAAGAGGTAATGGAAAAATTCCAAGAAAAAGAAAATCTCATCCTGCTTTCACCAACCGGCTCAGGAAAAACATTAGCTTTTGCACTAGCCTTGATGAAAACATTGGATAAAGACATTACAGACGTTCAGTCTTTGATCTTGGTTCCTACTCGCGAATTGGCTTTGCAAATCGAATCTGTATTAAAAAGAGTAGCCACTGGTTTTAAGATTACCTGTTGCTACGGTGGTCATGATACAAAAACAGAGAGAAATAATTTAAAAAATCCACCGGCTATACTTATCGGTACACCAGGACGTATTGTTTACCACCTTGAAGGGAAACATTTCGACCCTACACAAATCAAAACGCTGGTTTTAGACGAATTCGACAAATCCTTAGAATTGGGATTTCAAGAACAGATGTCTTTTATTATCGAACACTTAACAAGCTTACAGACAAGAATGTTAACCTCTGCTACCGCAATGAAAGAAATACCCACATTCACAGGGATTTCCTCGTCTATAGAAGTTAATTTTCTCAACCATACGCATAGCACGCCGGCATTAACCATTAGAAAAATAGTTGCTCCTATTCACAAAAAACTAGAAGCACTATTTCAACTGTTATGCAAAATAGGTAATCAAAAGGTACTCATCTTCTGTAATCACCGTGATGCAGTGGACCATATCAGTGAATTACTTCAAAATCGCGATATTATTCACGACGTTTTCCATGGTGGACTTGAGCAAAGTGACCGTGAGTTGGCACTATTGAAATTTAGGAATAACAGTAATCATATCTTAATCACCACTGACCTTGCAGCCAGAGGACTTGACATACCAGAGATTGATGCCATTATTCATTATCAGTTACCCTATAGAGAAGACGACTTTACACACCGAAATGGTAGAACCGCTCGTATGCAAGCAAAAGGAGAAGTATTCATTATCTTAAAGCCGGATGAAGACTATCCATACGTCGCTAATGATATTGCCATAGAAGAAATTGATGGTGAATATGATTTGCCAAAAAACTCGGAATTTGCTACTCTTTACTTTTCCGCAGGTAAAAAAGATAAGGTAAACAAAGTCGATCTCGTTGGTTTCCTATTGAATTTAGACGTGATTGAAAAAAATGACGTCGGTATTATTGAGGTCAAAGACAGGGAGTCATTCGTTGCTGTAAAACGCTCTTTAGTAAGTACTATCTTAAAATACTCCAATCAAGGAAAAATTAAAGGAAAAAAGATTAGAATTTTAAGAAGTTAA
- a CDS encoding CocE/NonD family hydrolase, producing the protein MKKVLIIFSVFLITISLQVKAQVTLEPNYVKEHYEKKEIAIPMRDGVKLFTTIYTPKDKSQQYPVLLNRTPYTVGPYGEDKFKESLGNFPAMTTEGYIFVYQDVRGKWMSEGTFEDIRPTNLKKGKREIDESTDTYDLLEWLSKNLQNYNGKAGMYGISYPGFYSTVSLVKTHPSLKAVSPQAPVTNWYMGDDFHHNGILFTGDAFKFMSSFGIPRPKPITPDQAPQTFQYPSKDVYQFYLDAGTAKDLKDKYFADSVKFWNDVFAHPHYDQFWKDREILPHVKNVKPAVMIVGGFFDAEDTYGTFETYKTIEKQNPNNNSILVVGPWFHGGWVRGDGSSFGDIQFDQKTSVTYQEQFELPFFNYYLKGKGDFKASEANIFITGSNQWKAFEKWPPQEVEDKKLYLQPQGKLGFDQVKRTDSWDEYVSDPNKPVPYQAGIMESRTREYMIDDQRFASSRPDVMVYQTEPLAADLTIVGPIKNFLKVSTSGTDADYVVKLIDVYPANSPSFNNKVMDGYQMLVRGEIMAGKYRNGFEKAEAMQPGFVTAIDYTMPDVAHTFKKGHRIMLQVQNTWFPLAERNPQQFFEGYEATAGDYRKATHRIFHDVNNSSYIQFAILK; encoded by the coding sequence ATGAAAAAAGTACTAATCATTTTTTCAGTTTTCCTCATAACCATCTCACTTCAAGTGAAGGCTCAAGTAACACTCGAACCAAACTATGTAAAAGAACATTATGAGAAAAAAGAAATAGCAATCCCTATGCGCGACGGAGTAAAATTATTTACTACAATTTATACCCCCAAGGATAAAAGTCAGCAATATCCCGTTTTATTGAACCGTACCCCATATACCGTGGGACCATACGGCGAGGATAAATTCAAGGAAAGCTTAGGTAATTTTCCAGCCATGACAACCGAAGGATACATTTTTGTTTATCAAGATGTGCGCGGTAAATGGATGAGCGAGGGAACTTTTGAGGATATCAGACCAACAAACTTAAAAAAAGGAAAAAGAGAAATTGATGAAAGTACCGATACCTATGATTTATTAGAATGGCTAAGCAAAAACTTACAAAACTACAATGGTAAAGCAGGTATGTACGGAATTTCGTATCCGGGCTTCTATTCCACAGTAAGTCTTGTCAAAACACATCCATCACTAAAAGCCGTTTCCCCTCAAGCCCCAGTTACAAATTGGTATATGGGTGATGATTTTCATCACAATGGTATTCTATTCACCGGAGATGCATTCAAGTTTATGTCAAGTTTTGGTATCCCCCGTCCCAAGCCAATTACACCAGACCAAGCGCCACAGACTTTTCAGTATCCTTCAAAAGATGTTTACCAATTTTATTTAGATGCCGGCACAGCCAAGGATTTAAAAGATAAGTACTTCGCCGATTCGGTTAAATTTTGGAACGATGTGTTTGCGCACCCCCATTATGACCAGTTTTGGAAAGACCGTGAGATATTACCACATGTAAAAAATGTAAAACCTGCCGTAATGATCGTTGGTGGATTTTTCGATGCAGAAGATACCTATGGGACATTTGAAACCTATAAAACAATCGAAAAACAAAATCCAAACAACAATTCGATACTAGTAGTAGGCCCTTGGTTCCACGGTGGCTGGGTAAGAGGTGATGGAAGTTCTTTCGGCGATATACAATTCGACCAAAAAACCAGCGTAACCTATCAAGAGCAGTTCGAATTACCTTTCTTCAACTACTACCTAAAAGGAAAAGGTGACTTTAAGGCTTCTGAAGCAAACATCTTCATCACCGGTAGCAATCAGTGGAAAGCTTTTGAAAAATGGCCCCCGCAGGAAGTAGAGGATAAAAAGCTTTATTTACAGCCCCAAGGAAAACTCGGTTTCGATCAGGTAAAACGCACAGATTCTTGGGATGAATATGTCAGCGACCCCAATAAACCAGTACCTTACCAAGCAGGCATCATGGAAAGCAGAACGCGTGAATACATGATTGACGACCAACGGTTTGCTTCTTCAAGACCAGACGTAATGGTATATCAAACAGAGCCTCTGGCAGCGGATCTCACAATAGTAGGGCCTATTAAAAACTTTCTTAAAGTATCGACCTCAGGAACTGATGCCGACTATGTCGTAAAATTGATAGATGTCTACCCTGCTAATAGCCCTTCTTTCAATAACAAAGTGATGGACGGCTATCAAATGTTGGTGCGTGGAGAAATTATGGCCGGTAAATACAGAAATGGATTTGAAAAAGCAGAAGCTATGCAGCCCGGTTTTGTAACTGCAATTGATTATACCATGCCAGATGTTGCGCACACATTCAAAAAGGGACATCGTATCATGCTTCAAGTACAAAACACATGGTTCCCGCTTGCAGAACGAAACCCACAACAGTTTTTTGAAGGATATGAAGCAACAGCAGGCGACTACCGGAAAGCTACACATCGCATTTTCCATGACGTCAATAATTCATCTTATATACAATTTGCCATTTTAAAATAG